A region from the Lolium perenne isolate Kyuss_39 chromosome 4, Kyuss_2.0, whole genome shotgun sequence genome encodes:
- the LOC127294266 gene encoding transcription factor VIP1, with product MDPRFPPPAPSSAGVGGRGHRRAHSETFIRFPDTDLLLDPDSDFSFSDIDFPSLSDDSPAVSSNPASHPPPLPPHGAAATAPSPAPRPPGAGGAHMRSLSLDAAFFDGLTLQGGGGGGAGHKRSGSMDGASSPSEGESAFSAGLPDYAKKAIPAERLAELALLDPKRAKRILANRVSAARSKERKIKYTGELERKVQTLQTEATTLSAQLTLLQRDTSGLTVENRELKLRLQSMEEQAKLRDALNDALREEVQRLKIAAGQVPSMNGNPFNGGLQHQQQMSNYFSQQQQQQQMQFLGQQVRQQHHQQNHLQNSSNGGQSLSGQSLSDSMDYI from the exons ATGGACCCGCGCTTCCCGCCGCCGGCGCCGTCCTCCGCCGGAGTGGGCGGGCGCGGCCACCGGCGAGCCCACTCCGAGACCTTCATCCGCTTCCCGGACACGGACCTGCTGCTCGACCCCGACAGCGACTTCTCCTTCTCCGACATCGACTTCCCCTCCCTCTCCGACGACTCCCCCGCCGTCTCCTCCAACCCCGCCTCGCACcccccgccgctgccgccgcacgGGGCTGCTGCGACCGCCCCGTCGCCTGCCCCGCGGCCGCCTGGTGCTGGTGGCGCGCACATGAGGAGCCTGTCGCTCGACGCCGCCTTCTTCGACGGCCTCACGCtgcagggaggaggaggaggcggggcCGGGCATAAGAGGAGCGGCTCCATGGATGGGGCGAGCTCGCCGTCCGAGGGCGAGTCCGCGTTCTCCGCCGGACTGCCGGACTACGCCAAGAAGGCCATTCCCGCCGAGAGGCTCGCCGAGCTCGCGCTACTCGACCCCAAGCGCGCTAAGAG GATTCTCGCCAACAGGGTATCCGCGGCGAGGTCAAAGGAGAGGAAGATCAAGTACACTGGCGAGCTGGAGAGGAAGGTGCAGACGCTGCAGACAGAGGCCACCACGCTATCCGCACAGCTCACGCTTCTTCAG AGGGACACTTCTGGTTTAACTGTCGAGAACAGAGAACTCAAACTCCGGTTGCAGTCCATGGAAGAACAAGCCAAACTTCGAGATG CTCTGAATGATGCCCTGAGAGAAGAAGTCCAGCGGCTTAAGATAGCGGCAGGTCAAGTTCCAAGCATGAACGGCAACCCCTTTAATGGAGGACTACAGCATCAGCAACAGATGTCGAACTATTTctcacagcagcagcagcagcagcagatgcAGTTCCTAGGCCAACAAGTTCGTCAGCAGCACCACCAGCAAAACCATCTCCAGAATTCTTCAAATGGAGGCCAGTCGCTGAGCGGTCAGTCTCTAAGCGACTCCATGGATTATATCTGA